From the Polyangiaceae bacterium genome, one window contains:
- the xdhB gene encoding xanthine dehydrogenase molybdopterin binding subunit, with product MTSLRDAIPHESAHGHVTGQALYTDDLTARHPDALHCWPVCVEQAHARVRGLDASRALAQPGVVTVLTAADVSGDNQLGPAVPDEPLFPDEVMYHGHAVAWVVAESEAVARAAAALVTVETQPLPAVLEIEEAIAQQHFLTDALRIRRGDPEGAIASAPHRIQGELAIGGQEHVYLETHAALALLDETGHVFVHASTQHPTETQEIVARILGLPKNEVTVQLLRMGGAFGGKEVQANTWAAVAALAARKTGRAVRVRLDRQRDMALTGKRHPFLGRYEVGFDDQGKILGAKFELYADGGWCLDLTEPIVYRAMFHIDNAYHLVNVDVLGRGVRTNHTSHTAFRGFGGPQGMIVIEEVMDRIARELGRAPESVRRHNFYRSGDSTHYQEPVKDADRIERIWASLLADSEFEQRKAAIAQFNANHATTKRGLAITPVKFGISFTATFYNQAGALVLVYKDGSVQVNHGGTEMGQGLHTKMMQVAAHTLGISTEHVRLMPTRTDKVPNTSATAASSGSDLNGAAVKRACEEIRDNLATIAASELGCDAAKVRFEHGNVFAEAEPASSLSFADVCKRAYYARVPLFASGYYRTPDIHFDKAAGSGRPFHYYAYGAAVSEVEVDGFTGGYVFRRVDILHDVGNSLSPLVDRGQVEGGFIQGLGWLTLEELVWDDAGRLATRGLSTYKLPGLGECPEVFNVRLLDKADEPTVVYGSKAVGEPPFMLALSVREALRDAVAAFGRGGRVQLPSPATPEAVFFAIERQRNAAGATEQAAQ from the coding sequence GTGACTTCGCTGCGTGACGCCATTCCGCACGAGAGCGCTCACGGCCATGTGACGGGCCAGGCGCTCTATACCGACGACCTGACCGCGCGCCACCCCGACGCGCTCCATTGCTGGCCCGTGTGCGTGGAGCAAGCCCACGCGCGCGTGCGCGGCCTGGACGCGAGCCGCGCCTTGGCACAGCCGGGCGTGGTCACCGTGCTGACCGCCGCAGACGTCAGCGGCGACAATCAGCTTGGCCCGGCCGTGCCCGACGAACCGCTGTTCCCCGACGAAGTGATGTACCACGGGCATGCGGTCGCGTGGGTCGTGGCAGAGAGCGAAGCAGTAGCGCGTGCTGCAGCGGCCCTCGTCACCGTGGAGACCCAGCCGCTGCCCGCGGTCCTCGAGATCGAAGAAGCGATAGCGCAGCAGCATTTCCTCACGGACGCGCTGCGCATTCGGCGAGGTGATCCCGAGGGCGCCATTGCCTCCGCACCGCATCGCATCCAGGGCGAGCTGGCCATCGGCGGCCAAGAGCACGTGTACCTGGAGACCCACGCTGCCTTGGCCCTGCTCGACGAAACTGGGCACGTCTTCGTGCACGCCTCCACGCAGCACCCGACGGAGACGCAGGAGATCGTCGCGCGCATCTTGGGGCTACCCAAGAACGAAGTCACGGTGCAGCTATTGCGCATGGGAGGCGCCTTCGGCGGCAAGGAAGTCCAGGCCAATACCTGGGCAGCCGTCGCGGCACTCGCCGCGCGCAAGACCGGCCGCGCGGTGCGCGTGCGCCTGGATCGCCAACGCGACATGGCCCTCACCGGCAAGCGCCATCCGTTCCTCGGCCGCTACGAAGTCGGCTTCGACGACCAAGGCAAGATCCTCGGCGCCAAGTTCGAGCTCTACGCCGACGGCGGCTGGTGTCTGGATCTGACCGAACCCATCGTGTACCGCGCGATGTTCCACATCGACAACGCCTACCATCTGGTAAACGTGGACGTGCTGGGGCGCGGCGTTCGCACGAACCACACCAGTCACACGGCCTTCCGTGGCTTTGGCGGTCCCCAAGGCATGATCGTCATCGAAGAAGTGATGGATCGCATCGCGCGCGAACTGGGTCGCGCGCCGGAATCCGTTCGCCGCCACAACTTCTACCGCTCTGGAGACAGCACCCACTACCAGGAGCCGGTGAAGGACGCGGATCGCATCGAGCGCATCTGGGCGTCTCTACTCGCTGATTCCGAGTTCGAGCAGCGCAAGGCCGCCATCGCCCAGTTCAACGCCAACCACGCGACCACGAAGCGAGGGCTGGCCATCACCCCGGTGAAGTTCGGCATCTCCTTCACTGCCACCTTCTACAACCAGGCCGGCGCGCTGGTGCTGGTCTACAAGGACGGCAGCGTTCAGGTGAACCATGGCGGCACGGAGATGGGGCAAGGCCTGCACACGAAGATGATGCAGGTAGCCGCTCACACCCTCGGCATCTCCACGGAGCACGTGCGACTGATGCCGACGCGAACCGACAAGGTTCCCAACACCTCCGCTACCGCCGCCTCCAGCGGCTCGGATCTCAACGGAGCCGCCGTCAAGCGCGCCTGCGAGGAAATCCGCGACAATCTGGCCACGATAGCGGCGAGCGAGCTGGGTTGCGACGCTGCCAAGGTGCGCTTCGAGCACGGCAATGTGTTCGCCGAAGCTGAGCCTGCGTCGTCCTTATCCTTCGCCGACGTGTGCAAGCGTGCCTACTACGCGCGGGTACCGCTGTTCGCTTCGGGATACTACCGCACGCCGGACATTCACTTCGACAAGGCGGCCGGCAGCGGCAGGCCCTTCCACTACTACGCCTACGGCGCAGCGGTCAGCGAGGTGGAAGTCGATGGCTTCACCGGCGGCTATGTCTTCCGCCGCGTGGACATCTTGCATGACGTGGGCAATTCCCTTTCGCCCCTCGTGGATCGCGGCCAGGTAGAAGGCGGCTTCATCCAGGGCTTGGGCTGGCTCACCCTGGAAGAGTTGGTGTGGGACGACGCAGGCCGCCTGGCCACGCGCGGCCTCTCCACCTACAAGCTTCCCGGCCTTGGAGAATGCCCCGAGGTGTTCAACGTTCGACTGCTAGACAAGGCCGACGAGCCCACCGTCGTCTACGGCAGCAAAGCCGTGGGCGAGCCGCCCTTCATGCTGGCGCTGTCCGTCCGTGAAGCCTTGCGCGACGCCGTAGCAGCCTTCGGCAGGGGTGGTCGCGTGCAGCTACCCTCCCCCGCCACACCCGAAGCGGTGTTCTTCGCCATCGAGCGTCAGCGCAACGCCGCGGGCGCAACGGAACAAGCCGCGCAGTGA